In Streptomyces sp. P3, one DNA window encodes the following:
- a CDS encoding heme o synthase gives MCVTAVESRPVGIVGASQSPSRRPVGARVKAFVALTKPRIIELLLITTVPVMFLAQQGVPNLGLVLVTCLGGYLSAGGANALNMYIDRDIDALMDRTSQRPLVTGMVSPRECLAFGITLAVVSTLLFGLTVNWLSAWLALGALLFYVVVYTMILKRRTSQNIVWGGIAGCMPVLIGWSAVTNSVSWAPVVLFLVMFFWTPPHYWPLSMKVKDDYARVGVPMLPVVASNKTVARQIVLYSWVMVGVSLLLQPLGYTGWFYTAVALTAGGWWLWEAHGLQNRAKAEVTGGKLKEMRLFHWSITYVSLLFVAVAVDPFLR, from the coding sequence GTGTGCGTGACGGCCGTTGAATCCCGTCCAGTGGGGATTGTCGGGGCGAGCCAGAGCCCGAGCCGGCGGCCGGTCGGGGCCCGGGTCAAGGCGTTCGTGGCGCTGACCAAGCCGCGGATCATCGAACTGCTGCTGATCACCACCGTCCCGGTGATGTTCCTGGCGCAGCAGGGCGTTCCGAACCTCGGCCTGGTGCTGGTGACCTGCCTGGGCGGCTATCTGTCCGCGGGCGGCGCGAACGCGCTGAACATGTACATCGACCGCGACATCGACGCCCTGATGGACCGCACCTCGCAGCGTCCGCTGGTCACCGGGATGGTCAGCCCGCGTGAATGCCTCGCCTTCGGAATCACCCTCGCGGTGGTCTCGACCCTGCTGTTCGGACTCACCGTCAACTGGCTGTCGGCCTGGCTCGCCCTCGGCGCGCTCCTCTTCTACGTCGTCGTCTACACGATGATCCTCAAGCGGCGCACCTCGCAGAACATCGTGTGGGGCGGCATCGCCGGCTGCATGCCGGTCCTGATCGGCTGGTCGGCCGTGACGAACTCGGTGTCCTGGGCGCCGGTCGTCCTCTTCCTCGTCATGTTCTTCTGGACGCCGCCGCACTACTGGCCGCTCTCCATGAAGGTCAAGGACGACTACGCGCGCGTCGGCGTGCCGATGCTGCCGGTCGTCGCCTCCAACAAGACCGTGGCCAGGCAGATCGTCCTCTACAGCTGGGTGATGGTCGGCGTCTCGCTGCTGCTGCAGCCGCTGGGCTACACCGGCTGGTTCTACACCGCGGTCGCGCTGACGGCGGGCGGCTGGTGGCTGTGGGAGGCACACGGACTGCAGAACCGGGCGAAGGCGGAGGTCACGGGCGGCAAGCTGAAGGAGATGCGGCTGTTCCACTGGTCCATCACCTATGTGTCGCTGCTCTTCGTGGCCGTCGCGGTGGACCCCTTCCTGCGGTAG